The following proteins come from a genomic window of Paenibacillus spongiae:
- a CDS encoding extracellular solute-binding protein gives MNQRRKRIIGKRGAAALLLALLMALSVSSGAGVGPDMTHAESAAAGESKGEQSLTEDMELGPYYSETAENWKSEGVAAGTETIRISAAQFARKSAEADAVAGTYQGKSGVLIWQSQKGWVEYEVSVGEDGLYEMAADYYPLAAEHGGSRQPVILAARINGGFPFREARSMAFDRAFRDVLPAKRDAAGNEMRAQIAEIGGWKTKPFTDSDGAYERPLLWRLNKGVNRIRIEAIREPFALEAITLKPQEAVPAYEEAKRAYPADAGQGGTVVVAEGENASAKSSPAIQNMYDRDPRTSPRALKTIAYNTLGGARWSKGGQSVSWEIEVPDDGLYKLNMRVNQNASKNKSVFRSIEIDGKLPFQEMASYLFPYSSKWQGLSIADERGEPYAFYLTKGKHTLTMTANYDPYTPVIARMNRASKELRAIVLEIRTMTGNREDKYRVWDVERDMPGITERLRSLHGQVDDLVERMKQINREVDDVAQSLRIAAKDLDSLLRRPNKIPYSITTLGAVQETLESKKADLAASSLQVDRIYVSSYGAELPRMTANALEKAKGIFSSLAYSFRNEESFETGSENVLNVWMVYGRDYVNELQQLSDERFTPETGIKVKINLVPSADMLILANAAGMMPDVALGVPANFPFDMALRNAALDLSKLPGADELFARYHPGTLLPFYYDGGYYGLPETINFKVLFYRKDILRQLKLNVPDTWDDVNKMLPTLLQNQYNFYMDPADFTPMFFQSGVELYSQDGTTTGLDSPESFASFKTWTDFYNKRGLDRVVQSFYNRFRSGEMPIGVADFNMYMQLLVAAPEITNEWGIAPVPGTVQPDGSIVRWAGGSNPQNAMLFKATSGDRREKAWQFLQWYVSTETQSEFGQNLEQFYGESFRWNSANVEAFARMPWKRDDLNVILEQWKWTKEIPQVPGGYMTARELGFAWNRTAVDAVNYRLSLEKAIKEIKRELARKGKEFHIVGEDGEILKPLDLPEVTEPWKGVDQLVR, from the coding sequence GTGAACCAACGCAGGAAACGCATCATCGGAAAACGCGGCGCTGCCGCATTGCTCCTCGCCTTGCTGATGGCGCTATCGGTCTCCTCGGGCGCCGGCGTCGGCCCGGATATGACGCACGCGGAATCGGCCGCAGCAGGCGAAAGTAAGGGGGAGCAGTCCCTTACGGAGGACATGGAGCTGGGACCGTACTATTCGGAAACAGCGGAGAATTGGAAAAGTGAAGGCGTCGCGGCGGGAACCGAAACCATTCGCATATCCGCCGCGCAGTTCGCGCGAAAGTCGGCGGAGGCGGACGCCGTTGCCGGCACTTATCAAGGGAAGAGCGGCGTCTTGATCTGGCAAAGCCAGAAAGGCTGGGTCGAATACGAGGTGAGCGTAGGGGAAGACGGTCTCTACGAGATGGCGGCCGATTATTATCCGCTCGCCGCAGAACATGGCGGGAGCCGGCAACCGGTCATTCTGGCGGCCCGGATCAATGGCGGTTTTCCGTTCCGGGAGGCGCGCTCAATGGCATTCGACCGCGCATTCCGGGACGTGCTTCCCGCGAAGCGCGACGCGGCGGGCAACGAAATGCGCGCGCAGATCGCCGAAATCGGCGGCTGGAAGACGAAGCCGTTCACGGATTCCGACGGTGCTTACGAGAGGCCGCTCCTGTGGCGCTTGAACAAAGGCGTCAACCGGATCCGCATTGAAGCGATACGCGAGCCGTTCGCGCTCGAAGCGATCACGCTGAAGCCGCAGGAGGCCGTCCCTGCTTACGAAGAGGCGAAACGGGCGTATCCGGCCGATGCTGGGCAAGGCGGTACAGTCGTAGTCGCGGAAGGGGAGAATGCCAGCGCCAAGTCGTCTCCTGCGATACAGAACATGTACGACCGCGACCCGCGGACATCGCCGCGGGCACTGAAAACAATCGCCTACAACACGCTGGGCGGCGCCCGTTGGTCGAAGGGAGGCCAGTCGGTATCCTGGGAGATCGAGGTGCCTGACGATGGGCTGTATAAGCTGAACATGCGCGTGAACCAGAACGCAAGCAAGAACAAGTCGGTATTCCGTTCGATCGAGATCGACGGCAAGCTGCCTTTTCAAGAAATGGCGAGCTATTTGTTCCCCTACTCAAGCAAGTGGCAGGGCCTCTCGATAGCGGACGAACGCGGTGAGCCGTACGCCTTTTATCTGACGAAAGGCAAACATACGCTCACGATGACGGCCAACTACGATCCGTATACGCCCGTCATCGCCCGCATGAACCGGGCGTCGAAGGAGCTGCGCGCGATCGTGCTCGAAATTCGCACGATGACGGGCAATCGGGAGGACAAATACCGGGTTTGGGACGTGGAGCGGGACATGCCGGGGATCACGGAGCGGCTTCGGTCGCTGCACGGTCAGGTGGATGATCTGGTCGAGCGGATGAAACAGATTAACCGTGAGGTGGACGATGTGGCGCAATCGCTTCGGATCGCTGCGAAAGACCTGGACTCGCTGCTTCGCCGCCCGAACAAGATTCCTTATTCGATAACGACGCTCGGCGCCGTCCAAGAAACGCTCGAGTCGAAGAAGGCGGATCTCGCGGCAAGCTCTCTGCAGGTAGACCGGATTTATGTCTCTTCTTACGGAGCGGAGCTTCCGCGCATGACCGCGAACGCGCTGGAAAAGGCGAAGGGGATCTTCAGCTCGCTCGCATATTCGTTCCGTAACGAGGAAAGCTTCGAGACGGGCTCGGAGAACGTGCTGAACGTCTGGATGGTTTACGGGCGCGACTACGTCAACGAGCTGCAGCAGCTCTCGGACGAGCGGTTCACGCCCGAAACGGGAATCAAGGTGAAGATCAATCTGGTCCCCAGCGCGGATATGCTAATTCTGGCCAACGCGGCCGGCATGATGCCGGATGTCGCGCTTGGTGTTCCGGCGAATTTCCCGTTCGACATGGCGCTGCGGAACGCGGCGCTCGATTTGAGCAAGCTGCCCGGCGCGGACGAGTTGTTCGCACGGTACCACCCCGGCACGCTTCTGCCGTTTTACTACGACGGGGGGTATTACGGCCTGCCGGAGACGATCAACTTCAAGGTGCTGTTTTACCGGAAGGATATCCTCCGACAGCTGAAATTGAACGTCCCCGATACGTGGGACGACGTGAACAAGATGCTGCCGACGCTGCTGCAGAACCAGTACAACTTTTACATGGATCCGGCGGATTTCACGCCGATGTTCTTCCAGAGCGGCGTCGAGCTTTACTCTCAGGACGGTACGACGACGGGGCTGGATTCGCCCGAGTCGTTCGCTTCGTTTAAGACCTGGACCGATTTCTACAACAAACGGGGTCTCGACCGCGTCGTCCAAAGCTTCTACAACCGGTTCCGCAGCGGCGAGATGCCCATCGGAGTGGCCGATTTCAACATGTACATGCAGCTTCTTGTCGCTGCACCGGAAATTACGAACGAGTGGGGCATCGCCCCCGTTCCGGGCACCGTCCAACCGGATGGCAGCATCGTCCGCTGGGCGGGCGGCTCGAACCCGCAGAACGCCATGCTGTTCAAGGCAACGTCGGGCGATCGCCGGGAGAAGGCGTGGCAATTTCTGCAGTGGTACGTATCGACCGAGACGCAGTCGGAGTTCGGCCAAAATCTCGAGCAGTTCTACGGGGAATCGTTCCGGTGGAACTCCGCCAATGTGGAGGCGTTCGCGCGCATGCCGTGGAAACGGGACGACCTGAACGTCATTCTGGAGCAGTGGAAATGGACGAAAGAGATTCCGCAGGTTCCCGGAGGCTACATGACGGCGAGGGAGCTGGGCTTTGCCTGGAACCGGACGGCGGTGGACGCGGTTAATTACCGGCTGTCGCTGGAGAAAGCGATCAAGGAGATCAAGCGCGAGCTGGCCCGCAAGGGGAAGGAATTCCATATCGTCGGCGAAGACGGCGAAATTCTGAAGCCGCTTGACCTTCCCGAAGTGACCGAGCCGTGGAAAGGGGTGGATCAGCTTGTCCGATAA
- a CDS encoding ABC transporter ATP-binding protein, producing the protein MASISFHHVYKKYGNKDTAVDDFHLSVEDKEFVVLVGPSGCGKSTTLRMLAGLEDISEGEIFIGDKKVNPIPPKDRDISMVFQNYALYPNMSVYENIAFGLRLRKLPKHEIDLAVKRAARVLEIGNYLNRKPRELSGGQRQRVALGRAIVRTPQVFLMDEPLSNLDAKLRVQMRTEIIGLQRKIGVTTIYVTHDQIEAMTMGDRVVVMNRGVIQQVATPETIYNRPVNMFVAGFIGNPPMNFIEGKLEENEGELEFGTSRFSLRLTPKQAAQLREHNLIDRTVIMGIRAEHMSFDDSRREAAPRCVISGAIRLDEFIGSDRFYHLDIKKEKNLIVRAQDHVRFDDRSNVSAAVNMEKALFFSKDTELLLTD; encoded by the coding sequence GTGGCCAGCATTTCATTTCATCATGTCTATAAGAAATACGGCAATAAAGATACCGCGGTCGACGACTTCCATCTTTCTGTCGAAGACAAGGAATTCGTGGTGCTGGTCGGGCCGTCCGGCTGCGGAAAATCCACGACGCTGCGGATGCTCGCCGGGCTCGAAGACATTTCGGAGGGCGAGATCTTCATCGGCGACAAGAAGGTAAATCCCATTCCGCCCAAGGACCGGGACATATCGATGGTGTTTCAGAACTATGCGCTGTATCCGAATATGAGCGTTTACGAGAACATCGCCTTCGGGCTCAGGCTTCGCAAGCTGCCCAAGCACGAGATCGATTTGGCGGTGAAACGGGCCGCGCGCGTGCTTGAGATTGGGAACTACCTGAACCGGAAGCCGCGCGAGCTGTCCGGCGGCCAGCGCCAGCGGGTGGCTCTCGGCAGGGCGATCGTCCGGACGCCGCAGGTGTTCCTGATGGACGAACCGCTCTCCAACCTCGACGCCAAGCTCCGCGTGCAGATGCGCACGGAGATCATCGGCCTGCAGCGAAAAATCGGTGTCACGACCATCTATGTCACGCACGATCAGATTGAGGCGATGACGATGGGCGACCGCGTGGTCGTCATGAATCGCGGGGTTATTCAGCAGGTTGCCACGCCGGAGACGATCTATAACCGTCCCGTGAACATGTTCGTCGCCGGTTTTATCGGCAATCCGCCCATGAACTTCATCGAGGGCAAGCTGGAGGAGAACGAAGGGGAGCTTGAATTCGGCACGAGCCGGTTCTCGCTCAGGCTGACGCCGAAGCAGGCCGCGCAGCTGAGAGAGCATAATCTGATCGATCGCACGGTGATCATGGGCATCCGCGCCGAGCATATGAGCTTCGACGACAGCCGCCGCGAGGCTGCTCCCCGCTGCGTGATTTCCGGAGCGATAAGGCTCGACGAATTTATCGGCTCCGACCGGTTCTATCATCTGGACATCAAGAAGGAGAAGAACTTGATCGTCCGTGCCCAGGATCATGTCCGGTTCGATGACCGTTCGAACGTATCCGCGGCCGTCAACATGGAGAAGGCGTTGTTTTTCAGTAAAGATACGGAACTGCTGTTAACCGATTAA